ACCTAGCGCGTCTGCCTATTCCGCCACTTCGGCTCTTTTGTTCGGCGATTCTAGGAACAAAATTGTAAAAAGTCAATACTCAGCTTACCGAACTGAGCTATATGTTGTATATTTTGCATCCGGCGAAAGGTCGAATATATGAAAGAAGACATAAAGGTAATTGCCCGAAACCGTAAGGCTCGTCACGAGTACGAAATCCTGGATACAACGGAAACGGGACTTGTGCTGGAGGGTTCGGAAATAAAATCCATAAGGGAAGGAAGGATCAGCCTTATCGGAGCATACGCCTCGTTTGATGACAATGGAGAACTCTGGGTTCATCATATGCATATTGCGGAATACCCCCAGGCGAGAGATAATCATGAACCATACCGCGACAGAAAACTGCTGGCGCACAGACGCCAGCTGAAAAAAATGAACAGGATGGTTCGTGAGAAAGGTTATACACTCATTCCTCTGGATGTTCATTTGAAAAGGGGAAGGGCGAAGCTGGAACTGGGCGTTTGCAGAGGCAAGAAACAGTACGATAAACGTCGGGATATTGCCGAGCGGGACAGTGAAAGGAAGATCAGAACAGAAATGAAGAGGGTGTCCAGAGGGCATGATTAACCTTAACCTTCTTTTTCTAATTGCAGCCATCACGGGCGGAACGGTAACAACCCGTATCATCCCCAGGTACGACGGACTGCTGATGGAACTCACCTCCGATGCCGAAATAACAGACAGTGTGACCGTTACTGGATATTTCGTGAACGTAAGGCCTGGCAACAGAGTCGTTATGCCTGAAGCGTATCTCCCATTCTGGGTGTACGGCTGGGAACCTGATACTGATTCCTGCGGCTTTACCGTTGAGCTTACCGATGCGGTTG
The DNA window shown above is from Candidatus Aegiribacteria sp. and carries:
- the smpB gene encoding SsrA-binding protein SmpB, yielding MKEDIKVIARNRKARHEYEILDTTETGLVLEGSEIKSIREGRISLIGAYASFDDNGELWVHHMHIAEYPQARDNHEPYRDRKLLAHRRQLKKMNRMVREKGYTLIPLDVHLKRGRAKLELGVCRGKKQYDKRRDIAERDSERKIRTEMKRVSRGHD